attgttttatttttgtttcagataCAATGAACTGCATAAAGACATCTGACCAACTTCTGGATTACATCCAGCGTAGCAACGTAAAAACCGTAAGATTTGAGTTTTCAGATATCAATGGGATCACAAGGTGCAAGCTTATATCAACTCACAACCTTAAGGACTTTGCGGTCTATCTGGATAAGGGAGTTCAGTTCCCATCACTATGGCTCTGTGAAGACACCGAGGGAAAGATATATGATTGTGCTCTCACACAAAAGTATAGATTTACTGATGTCTCTGGCTTGCCTTCTCTAAACACGTTCACTCTTGTTCCTTGGGACCATGGTCTAGCTCGAATCACAACTGTCATCCACGACCTTCATGGGAAAGCTCCCCTGATGGAACACCCAAGAAACATAGCGACCCAGCAGCTGGAGCATCTTAAGGACTTGGGATACTCTTTGCTTAGTGGATATGAAGCGGAATTTCGTATAACTGAAGTGAAGAGTGGAGAACCTGTGTTGAATCAAGTCATTAGTGGAAACGTGCTTCGCCTTCTAATGGCCAACGCTTACATTAAGGATTTGATGGGATATTTGCCACAGGTTGGGGTGGATGTTGACACAGTTCACTCTGAATCTGATGTAGGGTCACTCGAGGTAACATGCAAACCTTCCTTTGGAATAACTTCTGCTGATAAAGTAGTCTTGTGTAAGAATGCATGCAAGGAGATTGCTCTTAACCATGGCTACATTGCATCCTTTATACCAAGTGTAAACGAGTCGTCGGAAGTTTGCAGTCTTCATTTCAATCATTCTCTTTGGGATAGTAAAACTGGCAATGTTTTTCATGACAAGACAACAGGTGATCTCACAGACATAGCAAAGCATTGGATAGCTGGTTTGCTTGCACATGCAAGAGCGCTTACTACTCTCATGGCTCCCTCCGTCAATGGCATCAAATCTTTTGGTGCCTATCAACCACCTTCAAGCTTTGAACCCTCTTTCGTAACCTGGGGCAAACACAACCGTTCGGTAACCTTTCGTGTTAAAGAAAGTGGTCCGCAGGATTCTTACATTGAAAACAGGATCCCAAGAAGTGATGCTGACCCCTATG
The genomic region above belongs to Lytechinus pictus isolate F3 Inbred chromosome 12, Lp3.0, whole genome shotgun sequence and contains:
- the LOC129273114 gene encoding lengsin-like is translated as MNCIKTSDQLLDYIQRSNVKTVRFEFSDINGITRCKLISTHNLKDFAVYLDKGVQFPSLWLCEDTEGKIYDCALTQKYRFTDVSGLPSLNTFTLVPWDHGLARITTVIHDLHGKAPLMEHPRNIATQQLEHLKDLGYSLLSGYEAEFRITEVKSGEPVLNQVISGNVLRLLMANAYIKDLMGYLPQVGVDVDTVHSESDVGSLEVTCKPSFGITSADKVVLCKNACKEIALNHGYIASFIPSVNESSEVCSLHFNHSLWDSKTGNVFHDKTTGDLTDIAKHWIAGLLAHARALTTLMAPSVNGIKSFGAYQPPSSFEPSFVTWGKHNRSVTFRVKESGPQDSYIENRIPRSDADPYVILAGTVAAGMDGVINKLSLPPESTGDASKESNIPPLTQKIPCDMEDGVNALLEDKVLRRALGEDLVDLLVAARRNEIKRCNGPTTSKPGPDKYKGFFDVM